In one Zonotrichia albicollis isolate bZonAlb1 chromosome 14, bZonAlb1.hap1, whole genome shotgun sequence genomic region, the following are encoded:
- the APLN gene encoding apelin, whose amino-acid sequence MAAPRRLLAPLLLLLLLLGLVLAAPGPLAKAPDGKDAQGGLARRLVRPRGARRGPGQRPGVWRRTRRPRPRLSHKGPMPF is encoded by the exons atggccgcgccgcgccggctcctggccccgctgctgctgctgctgctgctgctcgggcTCGTCCTGGCCGCCCCCG GGCCGCTGGCGAAGGCGCCGGACGGGAAGGATGCCCAGGGCGGCCTCGCCCGGAGGCTGGTGCGGCCGCGGGGTGCACGGCGCGGGCCCGGCCAGCGGCCCGGGGTCTGGCGCAGGAcccggcggccccggccccggctctcCCACAAGGGCCCCATGCCGTTCTGA
- the XPNPEP2 gene encoding xaa-Pro aminopeptidase 2 isoform X2, whose amino-acid sequence MSPPLWIAAWALLLHGCAAGRAPRAPSTRSDIRDCTAEPPYLPPTATNTTARLAVLRSILRTHGVHAYIVPSTDAHMSEYISERDARLGWLTGFTGSAGTAVVTRDKAALWTDSRYWTQAERELDCNWELQRTTSIESIATWILKEVPAEGNVSLDPFLFSIDTWNSYSRALHGSGRTLLPLETNLVDQAWGDQRPPPSSSEIYSLPAEFTGSRWQDKVAGIRQRMEQHARRPTAVLLSGLEETAWLFNLRGDDIPYNPVFYSYTLLTNTTISLFAEQSRLSQEARQSLRSGCPGPLCVELHDYGQVSAHLHRYAQGNVTVWLGTEYTTYGLYAIVPQEKLLEESYSPVMTAKAVKNAHEQEMLRAAHVRDAVAVIQYLLWLERTVPQGQVDEFSGAQRIDAFRWAQEHSRGPSFESISASGLNAALAHYSPSNGSSRTLSAREMYLFDTGGQYLDGTTDITRTVHWGEPTPLQKEAYTRVLMGNIDLFRLVFPSNTAGRTVESFARRALWDIGLNYGHGTGHGIGNFLSVHEWPVGFQSNNVPLEAGMFTSIEPGYYQDGDFGIRIEDIALVVEAQTESGEKPFLTFEVVSLVPYDRNLIDLSLLSPEQIRYLNSYYEKIRAHVGPELRRQQLEDEYVWLQESTEPFAVSSAGSAAAGSLALAALLSVLLSGLGA is encoded by the exons ATGTCCCCCCCGCTCTGGATCGCAGCCTGGGCGCTCCTGCTCCACG GCTGTGCCGCAGGGCGGGCGCCACGGGCTCCTTCCACCAGAAGCGACATCCGCGACTGCACCGCGGAGCCGCCG TACCTGCCACCGACGGCCACCAACACCACGGCGCGCCTGGCCGTGCTGCGGAGCATCCTGCGGACCCACGGCGTCCACGCCTACATCGTGCCCTCCACGGATGCCCACATG AGCGAGTACATCTCCGAGCGGGACGCCCGCCTGGGCTGGCTCACCGGTTTCACCGGCTCCGCAG GCACCGCTGTGGTGACGCGAGACAAGGCTGCCCTGTGGACCGACAGCCGCTACTGGACCCAGGCAGAGCGGGAGCTGGACTGCaactgggagctgcagaggacaA CCTCCATCGAGTCCATCGCGACGTGGATCCTGAAGGAGGTTCCCGCGGAGGGGAACGTCAGTTTGGAccccttcctcttctccatCG ACACCTGGAACAGCTACAGCCGGGCTCTGCACGGCTCCGGCCGGACCCTGCTCCCCCTCGAGACCAACCTTGTTGATCAGGCGTGGGGTGACCAGAGaccccctccctcctccagcgAGATCTAcagcctcccagcagagttcACAG GGAGCAGATGGCAGGACAAGGTGGCCGGGATCCGGCAGCGCATGGAGCAGCACGCGCGGCGCCCCACGGCCGTGCTGCTGTCGGGGCTGGAGGAGACGGCCT GGCTCTTCAACCTCCGCGGAGACGACATCCCCTACAACCCTGTCTTCTACTCCTACACCCTCCTGACCAACACGACCATAAG CCTGTTCGCGGAGCAGTCCCGGCTCTCGCAGGAGGCGCGGCAGTCCCTGCGCTCGGGCTGCCCGGGGCCGCTGTGCGTGGAGCTGCACGACTACGGGCAGGTGAGCGCCCACCTGCACCGCTACGCCCAGGGCAACGTCACCGTGTGGCTGGGCACCGAGTACACCACCTACGGCCTCTACGCCATCGTCCCCCAG gagaagctgctggaggagAGCTACTCGCCCGTGATGACGGCCAAAGCTGTGAAAAACGCCCACGAGCAGGAGATGCTGCGAGCCGCCCAC GTCCGGGACGCCGTGGCCGTCATCCAGTAcctgctgtggctggagaggacAGTCCCGCAGGGGCAGGTGGATGAGTTCTCGGGGGCTCAGCGCATCGATGCTTTTCGCTG GGCCCAGGAGCACAGCCGTGGGCCCAGCTTCGAGTCCATCTCAGCCAGCGGGCTCAACGCAGCGCTGGCTCACTacag cccctcgaACGGGAGCAGCCGGACACTGTCTGCGAGAGAGATGTATCTCTTTGACACCGGAGGGCAGTATCT GGATGGGACAACAGACATCACTCGCACAGTGCACTGGGGCGAGCCCACCCCTCTCCAGAAG GAAGCCTACACCCGTGTGCTCATGGGCAACATTGACCTCTTCCGCCTCGTCTTCCCATCCAACACAGCAG GGAGAACGGTGGAGTCCTTCGCCCGCCGGGCACTCTGGGATATCGGACTCAACTATGGCCATGGCACCGGCCATGGCATTGGCAACTTCCTCTCAGTCCACGAGT ggcccgTGGGTTTCCAGTCCAACAACGTGCCACTGGAGGCTGGCATGTTCACCTCCATCG AGCCCGGATATTACCAGGATGGTGACTTCGGGATCCGCATCGAGGACATTGCCCTCGTGGTGGAGGCACAGACTGAG AGCGGGGAGAAGCCTTTCCTGACCTTCGAGGTGGTGTCTCTGGTGCCCTATGACCGCAACCTCATCGACCTCAGcctcctgtccccagagcag ATCCGGTACCTGAACTCCTACTACGAGAAGATCCGGGCACACgtggggccggagctgcggcggcagcagctggaggacGAGTACGTGTGGCTGCAGGAGAGCACCGAGCCCTTCGCGGTgagcagcgccggcagcgccgccgcGGGCTCGCTGGCCCTCGCCGCTCTGCTCTCGGTGCTGCTCAGCGGGCTGGGGGCCTGA
- the XPNPEP2 gene encoding xaa-Pro aminopeptidase 2 isoform X1, giving the protein MSPPLWIAAWALLLHGCAAGRAPRAPSTRSDIRDCTAEPPYLPPTATNTTARLAVLRSILRTHGVHAYIVPSTDAHMSEYISERDARLGWLTGFTGSAGTAVVTRDKAALWTDSRYWTQAERELDCNWELQRTTSIESIATWILKEVPAEGNVSLDPFLFSIDTWNSYSRALHGSGRTLLPLETNLVDQAWGDQRPPPSSSEIYSLPAEFTGSRWQDKVAGIRQRMEQHARRPTAVLLSGLEETAWLFNLRGDDIPYNPVFYSYTLLTNTTISLFAEQSRLSQEARQSLRSGCPGPLCVELHDYGQVSAHLHRYAQGNVTVWLGTEYTTYGLYAIVPQEKLLEESYSPVMTAKAVKNAHEQEMLRAAHVRDAVAVIQYLLWLERTVPQGQVDEFSGAQRIDAFRWAQEHSRGPSFESISASGLNAALAHYSPSNGSSRTLSAREMYLFDTGGQYLDGTTDITRTVHWGEPTPLQKEAYTRVLMGNIDLFRLVFPSNTAGRTVESFARRALWDIGLNYGHGTGHGIGNFLSVHEWPVGFQSNNVPLEAGMFTSIEPGYYQDGDFGIRIEDIALVVEAQTEHQSGEKPFLTFEVVSLVPYDRNLIDLSLLSPEQIRYLNSYYEKIRAHVGPELRRQQLEDEYVWLQESTEPFAVSSAGSAAAGSLALAALLSVLLSGLGA; this is encoded by the exons ATGTCCCCCCCGCTCTGGATCGCAGCCTGGGCGCTCCTGCTCCACG GCTGTGCCGCAGGGCGGGCGCCACGGGCTCCTTCCACCAGAAGCGACATCCGCGACTGCACCGCGGAGCCGCCG TACCTGCCACCGACGGCCACCAACACCACGGCGCGCCTGGCCGTGCTGCGGAGCATCCTGCGGACCCACGGCGTCCACGCCTACATCGTGCCCTCCACGGATGCCCACATG AGCGAGTACATCTCCGAGCGGGACGCCCGCCTGGGCTGGCTCACCGGTTTCACCGGCTCCGCAG GCACCGCTGTGGTGACGCGAGACAAGGCTGCCCTGTGGACCGACAGCCGCTACTGGACCCAGGCAGAGCGGGAGCTGGACTGCaactgggagctgcagaggacaA CCTCCATCGAGTCCATCGCGACGTGGATCCTGAAGGAGGTTCCCGCGGAGGGGAACGTCAGTTTGGAccccttcctcttctccatCG ACACCTGGAACAGCTACAGCCGGGCTCTGCACGGCTCCGGCCGGACCCTGCTCCCCCTCGAGACCAACCTTGTTGATCAGGCGTGGGGTGACCAGAGaccccctccctcctccagcgAGATCTAcagcctcccagcagagttcACAG GGAGCAGATGGCAGGACAAGGTGGCCGGGATCCGGCAGCGCATGGAGCAGCACGCGCGGCGCCCCACGGCCGTGCTGCTGTCGGGGCTGGAGGAGACGGCCT GGCTCTTCAACCTCCGCGGAGACGACATCCCCTACAACCCTGTCTTCTACTCCTACACCCTCCTGACCAACACGACCATAAG CCTGTTCGCGGAGCAGTCCCGGCTCTCGCAGGAGGCGCGGCAGTCCCTGCGCTCGGGCTGCCCGGGGCCGCTGTGCGTGGAGCTGCACGACTACGGGCAGGTGAGCGCCCACCTGCACCGCTACGCCCAGGGCAACGTCACCGTGTGGCTGGGCACCGAGTACACCACCTACGGCCTCTACGCCATCGTCCCCCAG gagaagctgctggaggagAGCTACTCGCCCGTGATGACGGCCAAAGCTGTGAAAAACGCCCACGAGCAGGAGATGCTGCGAGCCGCCCAC GTCCGGGACGCCGTGGCCGTCATCCAGTAcctgctgtggctggagaggacAGTCCCGCAGGGGCAGGTGGATGAGTTCTCGGGGGCTCAGCGCATCGATGCTTTTCGCTG GGCCCAGGAGCACAGCCGTGGGCCCAGCTTCGAGTCCATCTCAGCCAGCGGGCTCAACGCAGCGCTGGCTCACTacag cccctcgaACGGGAGCAGCCGGACACTGTCTGCGAGAGAGATGTATCTCTTTGACACCGGAGGGCAGTATCT GGATGGGACAACAGACATCACTCGCACAGTGCACTGGGGCGAGCCCACCCCTCTCCAGAAG GAAGCCTACACCCGTGTGCTCATGGGCAACATTGACCTCTTCCGCCTCGTCTTCCCATCCAACACAGCAG GGAGAACGGTGGAGTCCTTCGCCCGCCGGGCACTCTGGGATATCGGACTCAACTATGGCCATGGCACCGGCCATGGCATTGGCAACTTCCTCTCAGTCCACGAGT ggcccgTGGGTTTCCAGTCCAACAACGTGCCACTGGAGGCTGGCATGTTCACCTCCATCG AGCCCGGATATTACCAGGATGGTGACTTCGGGATCCGCATCGAGGACATTGCCCTCGTGGTGGAGGCACAGACTGAG CACCAGAGCGGGGAGAAGCCTTTCCTGACCTTCGAGGTGGTGTCTCTGGTGCCCTATGACCGCAACCTCATCGACCTCAGcctcctgtccccagagcag ATCCGGTACCTGAACTCCTACTACGAGAAGATCCGGGCACACgtggggccggagctgcggcggcagcagctggaggacGAGTACGTGTGGCTGCAGGAGAGCACCGAGCCCTTCGCGGTgagcagcgccggcagcgccgccgcGGGCTCGCTGGCCCTCGCCGCTCTGCTCTCGGTGCTGCTCAGCGGGCTGGGGGCCTGA
- the SASH3 gene encoding SAM and SH3 domain-containing protein 3 isoform X3 has protein sequence MLRRKPSNAGDKEPGHRKLSLQRSSSFKDFNKCKVSSPVSNEEFNLEENIPEDDASGASAEEGTRSSGTKLGRKWRAVISRTMNRKMGRMAVRALAEGKQGEAEAERPCPLSPASSVEEQSYDKVPLSYPELEEEEEGRPALGRQMSSGSDIPSPSDSRDSQQLEETVPAYTGPFCGRARVHTDFTPSPYDKDSLKLRKGDIISIIEKPPVGTWTGLLHNRVGSFKFIYVDVIPEETVPARRSRSSGRNKRLKPKTLHELLERINLQEHTPTLLLNGYQTLEDFKELRETHLNELHITDPQHRAKLLTAAELLLDYDTASEPEDGDSTEALPSPSEPKEDIPRDSGCFEGSETLDGSREEAELGGPEEQLGGPEEQLGGLSMAESP, from the exons ATGCTGCGCCGCAAGCCTTCCAACGCCGGCGACAAGGAGCCGGGACACAGGAAG ctttCCCTACAGCGTTCCAGCAGCTTCAAGGATTTCAACAAGTGCAAGGTCAGCTCCCCTGTGTCAAATGAGGAGTTCAACCTGGAGGAGAAT atCCCCGAGGACGATGCCAGCGGTGCCAGTGCCGAGGAGGGCACGCGGAGCAGCGGCACCAAGCTGGGCAGGAAGTGGCGGGCGGTCATCTCCCGCACCATGAACCGCAAGATGGGCAGGATGGCTGTGAGAGCGCTGGCCGAGGGCAAG CAGGGAGAGGCGGAGGCAGAGAGGCCATGcccgctgtccccagccagCAGCGTGGAAGAGCAGAGCTATGACAAGGTGCCCTTGTCGTACCcggagctggaggaggaggaggagggacgCCCAGCCCTCGGACGCCAGATGTCCAGCG gcagcGACATTCCCAGCCCTAGCGattccagggacagccagcagctggaggagaccgTCCCAGCCTACACCGGCCCCTTCTGCGGCCGGGCCCGCGTCCACACCGACTTCACCCCCAGCCCCTATGACAAGGACTCCCTGAAGCTGCGG AAAGGGGACATCATCAGCATCATCGAGAAGCCACCTGTGGGCACCTGGACCGGGCTGCTCCACAACAGGGTGGGCTCCTTCAAGTTCATCTACGTGGATGTGATCCCTGAGGAGACGGTCCCTGCCCGCAGGAGCCGCAGCTCCGGCCGGAACAAGCGCCTCAAGCCCAAGACCCTCCATGAGCTGCTGGAGCGCATCAACCTGCAG GAACACAcccccaccctcctgctgaATGGGTACCAGACCCTGGAGGACTTCAAGGAGCTGCGGGAGACGCACCTGAACGAACTGCACATCACGGACCCCCAGCACCGCGCCAAGCTGCTGACGGCTGCCGAGCTCCTCCTGGACTACGACA CAGCCAGTGAGCCAGAGGATGGTGACAGCACTGAGGCCCTGCCATCACCCTCAGAGCCCAAAGAGGACATTCCCCGGGACTCCGGCTGCTTCGAGGGATCAGAGACCCTGGATGGCAGCCGGGAGGAGGCCGAGCTGGGGggtcctgaggagcagctggggggtcctgaggagcagctggggggtCTCTCCATGGCAGAATCCCCCTGA
- the SASH3 gene encoding SAM and SH3 domain-containing protein 3 isoform X2 codes for MCQGGIMAQPRAAPSMAVPGSTLEHPCPGNAVPSSCTGIKSSTCQFWGVDDTWQLLEESKNLFPALALPWDGQSSPKSREELGQRMQEETHIPSPPSHLCPCSQLSLQRSSSFKDFNKCKVSSPVSNEEFNLEENIPEDDASGASAEEGTRSSGTKLGRKWRAVISRTMNRKMGRMAVRALAEGKQGEAEAERPCPLSPASSVEEQSYDKVPLSYPELEEEEEGRPALGRQMSSGSDIPSPSDSRDSQQLEETVPAYTGPFCGRARVHTDFTPSPYDKDSLKLRKGDIISIIEKPPVGTWTGLLHNRVGSFKFIYVDVIPEETVPARRSRSSGRNKRLKPKTLHELLERINLQEHTPTLLLNGYQTLEDFKELRETHLNELHITDPQHRAKLLTAAELLLDYDSKGLLLGRGGDPDWAPQQHH; via the exons ATGTGCCAGGGTGGCATCATGGCACAGCCCcgagctgctcccagcatggcagtgccaggctccaCACTagagcatccctgccctgggaatgctgtgccaagcagctgcacaggcatCAAGAGCTCCACATGCCAGTTCTGGGGGGTTGATGACACATGGCAGCTCCTGGAAGAGAGCAAAAACCTCTTCCCAGCACTGGCATTACCCTGggatgggcagagcagcccaaagagcagagaggagctggggcagagaatGCAGGAGGAAACCCATATTCCATCTCCCCCCTCACacctctgcccctgctcccagctttCCCTACAGCGTTCCAGCAGCTTCAAGGATTTCAACAAGTGCAAGGTCAGCTCCCCTGTGTCAAATGAGGAGTTCAACCTGGAGGAGAAT atCCCCGAGGACGATGCCAGCGGTGCCAGTGCCGAGGAGGGCACGCGGAGCAGCGGCACCAAGCTGGGCAGGAAGTGGCGGGCGGTCATCTCCCGCACCATGAACCGCAAGATGGGCAGGATGGCTGTGAGAGCGCTGGCCGAGGGCAAG CAGGGAGAGGCGGAGGCAGAGAGGCCATGcccgctgtccccagccagCAGCGTGGAAGAGCAGAGCTATGACAAGGTGCCCTTGTCGTACCcggagctggaggaggaggaggagggacgCCCAGCCCTCGGACGCCAGATGTCCAGCG gcagcGACATTCCCAGCCCTAGCGattccagggacagccagcagctggaggagaccgTCCCAGCCTACACCGGCCCCTTCTGCGGCCGGGCCCGCGTCCACACCGACTTCACCCCCAGCCCCTATGACAAGGACTCCCTGAAGCTGCGG AAAGGGGACATCATCAGCATCATCGAGAAGCCACCTGTGGGCACCTGGACCGGGCTGCTCCACAACAGGGTGGGCTCCTTCAAGTTCATCTACGTGGATGTGATCCCTGAGGAGACGGTCCCTGCCCGCAGGAGCCGCAGCTCCGGCCGGAACAAGCGCCTCAAGCCCAAGACCCTCCATGAGCTGCTGGAGCGCATCAACCTGCAG GAACACAcccccaccctcctgctgaATGGGTACCAGACCCTGGAGGACTTCAAGGAGCTGCGGGAGACGCACCTGAACGAACTGCACATCACGGACCCCCAGCACCGCGCCAAGCTGCTGACGGCTGCCGAGCTCCTCCTGGACTACGACAGTAAGGGACTCCTCCTGGGGAGGGGTGGGGACCCTGACTGGgcaccccagcagcaccactga
- the SASH3 gene encoding SAM and SH3 domain-containing protein 3 isoform X1 — translation MCQGGIMAQPRAAPSMAVPGSTLEHPCPGNAVPSSCTGIKSSTCQFWGVDDTWQLLEESKNLFPALALPWDGQSSPKSREELGQRMQEETHIPSPPSHLCPCSQLSLQRSSSFKDFNKCKVSSPVSNEEFNLEENIPEDDASGASAEEGTRSSGTKLGRKWRAVISRTMNRKMGRMAVRALAEGKGEAEAERPCPLSPASSVEEQSYDKVPLSYPELEEEEEGRPALGRQMSSGSDIPSPSDSRDSQQLEETVPAYTGPFCGRARVHTDFTPSPYDKDSLKLRKGDIISIIEKPPVGTWTGLLHNRVGSFKFIYVDVIPEETVPARRSRSSGRNKRLKPKTLHELLERINLQEHTPTLLLNGYQTLEDFKELRETHLNELHITDPQHRAKLLTAAELLLDYDTASEPEDGDSTEALPSPSEPKEDIPRDSGCFEGSETLDGSREEAELGGPEEQLGGPEEQLGGLSMAESP, via the exons ATGTGCCAGGGTGGCATCATGGCACAGCCCcgagctgctcccagcatggcagtgccaggctccaCACTagagcatccctgccctgggaatgctgtgccaagcagctgcacaggcatCAAGAGCTCCACATGCCAGTTCTGGGGGGTTGATGACACATGGCAGCTCCTGGAAGAGAGCAAAAACCTCTTCCCAGCACTGGCATTACCCTGggatgggcagagcagcccaaagagcagagaggagctggggcagagaatGCAGGAGGAAACCCATATTCCATCTCCCCCCTCACacctctgcccctgctcccagctttCCCTACAGCGTTCCAGCAGCTTCAAGGATTTCAACAAGTGCAAGGTCAGCTCCCCTGTGTCAAATGAGGAGTTCAACCTGGAGGAGAAT atCCCCGAGGACGATGCCAGCGGTGCCAGTGCCGAGGAGGGCACGCGGAGCAGCGGCACCAAGCTGGGCAGGAAGTGGCGGGCGGTCATCTCCCGCACCATGAACCGCAAGATGGGCAGGATGGCTGTGAGAGCGCTGGCCGAGGGCAAG GGAGAGGCGGAGGCAGAGAGGCCATGcccgctgtccccagccagCAGCGTGGAAGAGCAGAGCTATGACAAGGTGCCCTTGTCGTACCcggagctggaggaggaggaggagggacgCCCAGCCCTCGGACGCCAGATGTCCAGCG gcagcGACATTCCCAGCCCTAGCGattccagggacagccagcagctggaggagaccgTCCCAGCCTACACCGGCCCCTTCTGCGGCCGGGCCCGCGTCCACACCGACTTCACCCCCAGCCCCTATGACAAGGACTCCCTGAAGCTGCGG AAAGGGGACATCATCAGCATCATCGAGAAGCCACCTGTGGGCACCTGGACCGGGCTGCTCCACAACAGGGTGGGCTCCTTCAAGTTCATCTACGTGGATGTGATCCCTGAGGAGACGGTCCCTGCCCGCAGGAGCCGCAGCTCCGGCCGGAACAAGCGCCTCAAGCCCAAGACCCTCCATGAGCTGCTGGAGCGCATCAACCTGCAG GAACACAcccccaccctcctgctgaATGGGTACCAGACCCTGGAGGACTTCAAGGAGCTGCGGGAGACGCACCTGAACGAACTGCACATCACGGACCCCCAGCACCGCGCCAAGCTGCTGACGGCTGCCGAGCTCCTCCTGGACTACGACA CAGCCAGTGAGCCAGAGGATGGTGACAGCACTGAGGCCCTGCCATCACCCTCAGAGCCCAAAGAGGACATTCCCCGGGACTCCGGCTGCTTCGAGGGATCAGAGACCCTGGATGGCAGCCGGGAGGAGGCCGAGCTGGGGggtcctgaggagcagctggggggtcctgaggagcagctggggggtCTCTCCATGGCAGAATCCCCCTGA
- the ZDHHC9 gene encoding palmitoyltransferase ZDHHC9: MSVMVARKKVVRKWEKLPGRNTFCCDGRIMMARQKGIFYLTLFLILGTCALFFAFECRYLAVQLSPAIPVFAAVLFLFSMATLLRTSFSDPGVIPRALPDEAAFIEMEIEATNGTVPQGQRPPPRIKNFQINNQIVKLKYCYTCKIFRPPRASHCSICDNCVERFDHHCPWVGNCVGKRNYRYFYLFILSLSLLTIYIFTFNIVYVALKSLKIGFLNTLKETPGTVLEVLICFFTLWSVVGLTGFHTFLVALNQTTNEDIKGSWTGKNRVQNPYSHGNIVKNCCEVLCGPLPPSVLDRRGILQQEESTAQEGSCPRAPGTQEPPATQGPGQAQEGGTKQQDGSILPPSAVPAPSVSDTEMPEEKQRTPGELPVPPLDTGRAQH, translated from the exons ATGTCGGTGATGGTGGCGAGGAAGAAGGTGGTTCGGAAATGGGAGAAGCTGccgggcaggaacaccttctgCTGCGACGGCCGGATCATGATGGCCCGGCAGAAGGGCATCTTCTACCTGACACTCTTCCTCATCCTCGGCACCTGCGCCCTCTTCTTCGCCTTCGA GTGCCGCTACCTGGCGGTGCAGCTGTCCCCGGCCATCCCCGTGTTTGCAGCAGTGCTCTTCCTGTTCTCCATGGCCACGCTGCTGCGGACGAGCTTCAGCGACCCTGGCGTGatccccagggccctgcccGATGAGGCAGCCTTCATTGAGATGGAGATTG AGGCCACCAACGGGACCGTGCCGCAGGGTCAGCGCCCGCCCCCGCGCATCAAGAACTTCCAGATCAACAATCAGATTGTGAAGCTCAAGTACTGCTACACGTGTAAGATCTTCCGGCCGCCCCGCGCCTCGCACTGCAGCATCTGCGACAACTGCGTGG AGCGCTTTGACCATCACTGTCCTTGGGTGGGCAACTGCGTGGGAAAGAGGAACTACCGCTACTTCTACCTCTTCATCCTCTCGCTCTCCCTCCTCACCATCTACATCTTCACCTTCAACATCGTCTACGTAGCACTGA AATCTCTGAAGATTGGGTTTCTGAACACGTTGAAGGAAACCCCAGGGAC TGTACTGGAGGTGCTCATCTGTTTCTTCACGCTGTGGTCGGTGGTGGGGTTAACTGGGTTCCACACCTTCCTGGTGGCTCTGAATCAGACAACCAACGAAGAC ATTAAGGGGTCCTGGACTGGGAAGAACCGTGTGCAGAATCCCTACAGCCACGGCAACATAGTGAAGAACTGCTGCGAGGTGCTGTGCGGGCCCCTGCCCCCCAG TGTCCTGGACAGACGGGgcatcctgcagcaggaggagagcaCAGCTCAGGAGGGGTCGTGCCCGCGGGCACCCGGCACGCAGGAGCCCCCGGCCACTCAGGGCCCTGGGCAGGCCCAGGAGGGTGGCACGAAGCAGCAGGATGGCAGCATTCTTCCCCCCAGTGCT GTCCCTGCCCCGTCTGTGAGTGACACCGAGATGCCAGAGGAGAAGCAGCGAACGCCTGGGGAGCTCCCGGTGCCCCCCCTGGACACTGGGCGAGCGCAGCACTAG